agggggggtggCTTGTTTTATTGGGCTGGACACATTAATTTGCTAGACAATGTGCCAGCCACTTGGGATGCAGAGACGTTTGGCATCCAGACTCTGCCCACAAGGATCTCACTGTATTTGGAGAGACAGACCAGTAAGGGTAACAGCAATACAAAAGGTGCcgtgggagggcagaggagggtttTGTTGTTAAAAGCTAGCCTGGAATCCAGCCTTGGGGTTTAGAGAAGACTTCCCAGAGGAAGCAGTACGAAGCTGGGCCATGCAGCGGGCGCCCCCCCCCCAGCTGTGTGCCACGATTTCTGGGGCTCCCTGGGTTGTGCCCATTTACCTAGAAATCAGTCTTACCTGGAGGACTTGGAGGCCCCTGTTCTGTAACTGACATGGGAATGGGTCATCAGAGGAAGCCAGGACCCACAGTCAGGCCCAGGACCCAAAGAAATCGTATTCTGGCATCAGGGGAGATAAAACTcttgtgctttatttttttagagtgaAAATGCCCACATTTCTTCCAATAATAAAAACAGAGGTACACTTACTTGAACGTTTTGTGATGCACACCACTAAGCTGTGGACTTAAGAATGCCTCCTTTAGGTTGGCAGATTCTGGTAATAAAGTAACAGTAACTTTTCGACAAGAGAACTTTTCTAAGCACAACTTCTCTTCCAAGACATTCGAGGCTGATCCACTTAAGAGCACAGTGCTTTCCATTAACCACGTAAGGTACACACGCACACGTGTGTACCTGCACACACGTGTCCTAAGAGGAAGGTGGAATGCCGTTTTTACAAGGAGCGGTCACATCTTTGTAAAACGGGAATCTGGGTCCTGTCTGTCCCCGTGGACGGACCTGCTCCAGGCAGTGAGACGTCCTCTTGTGTCTTTGCCACTGAGAACACGCGACTGCTCCTACAAATGTAAATACACTGCCTCTCTACCACAGCCCGAGGGCGACCCAGCAGAAGATCCCGCCGCAGCCTCGAGGTTCCCTGTACCAGGCGGAGCCCACAAGTTCACTTATCAGTTCATGAACGATAAACAGCTTTCACGGCCTATGCTTCCGCTGACTCCTCAGATAAGGACCGGAGCAGGTCTTTGTAGAGAGCAGAGTTCATGAAGCGGGGGTACGAGTCCCTGTGCATCAGGGTGTAGATCTGGAGCTGGGCGTCGTCGAAGATGTGGGGGGACGGCTGCGCCATGCTCCTGTTGATCACCTCCCTGACGCGGGAGTCCAGGCTGACCTGTCGGCGGGGACACAGGGGAGCGCTGTTAGACACGGGCCCCTTTGGAAATCCATCCCAAACTCCTATAActggtttcatttttcaaaaatcccAAACCAAACCAGGTCATCCAGGAAGCCAGCGGCTGCAAGGGAACCTGAGCACAGTGAACGGGGTCGGGGTCTCTGGGCCCCACGGAGCTTCTGACTCGGTGGACGGTGGGGGGCGGTAGTCTGTAcctcttctgagcctcagtgctGCTGGCGGGCATCAGCCCTGGGTGACTACTCGAGAATGAGTGTGCTGCAGTCTtcaaggagcagaggtggggtgcACACGTGCACCCCGGCTTATTCCCTCAGAACGCTAGGGCCAAAGCCTGGAGCTGGACCCGCCGCAGGGCGCTGGGGACGGGCCCGCGCTGTCAGCGCGGCGGAGTCTGCCTCGGAAGCCCCGCGGCAGCGCCAGCATTGCGGGCCGGGCCTTGTGTTCCAGCTCGGCCACCGGTTAGCTGTGGGGCCTCAGGCCGGGTGAACCGAGCCCTAATGCGCTGGCCCCTGCAGTGGGAGTGACGGTGATGGTGGCTGGCCAGGGTTTCATGAGAATCTGCTCAAAGTGCTGGAGTTCATGAAGTCCCGGGAGACGCTGCTCTCACCCTCCGAAGTTGGCTCTCCCTCCTGCACGTGGCTCGTCGGCGCCCAGAGCGGGCCATGGGGCTGGCCTCTTCACTGGACACCAGACGGCCCAGAACAGGACACCCCCGCCCGCATGAACTCACACGTCCCCTCTGCGGGGTGAGGAGCCTCGGCCCGGCCACCTCGGCGCCAGCGGGGCGTGGTATCTATGCGGTGCGCGCGCTGTGGTTTAACAGGAAGGGAAGCAATGATCACCCAGATCACTGAATGCTGGCTCCAGCGATCTGCCTTTCCACAGGCACCGCCCATGCTCCTCCTGCAAAGCCCCTTTGCCTGCCCACCCGTAACTCAGACCTAGCACAGTGGAACAGCCTCAGCATCTCGGGGTCTCTGTCTTCCCAGCTTGGCAAGGATGGGGCCACTGATTCCTGCCCTCCCGTATCCTGGAGCTGCTGTGAGTGGGTGGGGTGCCGGGACGCCAAAGGGGTCCCTCTTaccgtggcctccagggggcacCTCTTGGGGAGCACCTCCTGGGGACACCTCTGGGGGGGAACCTCCGGGGGGCACGCACCTCTTTGGGGGAAAGGACAGAGATGTAGTCCTCATAGATTGTCCTCGCCTTCTCTTCGATGATGGTCTTGCTGGCCTCCTGTTTCAGCTCCTCGCACGCCATCCAGAAGAGCATGTTCTCCTCACTGAACTCGGTTCGGAGGAACTGTCGGAAGGCGTTCCGCCCCGCGGGCGTCAGCATCAGCTTGTCGAAGGACTGGGCCCAGGCACTGGCCTCCTCCAGCGTGGGGCTCGGGCTGGGCGGgcgagaggaggggcagaggggctgtGTCACTGGTGGCTGCAGTGAATGGCACCCCTCTGAGAAGGAAAATGTGCACCGAGGACCAGAGCTGTGCTCGTTTCCCTGAGCCTTGGGCAGAAACACCCGAGCCGGGCACCTTCCAGGTGTGGAGTGGGGCTCCTTCCGGGTGTGGAGTGGGGCACCTGCCGGGTGTGGAGTGGGGCGGCAGGGCCACTGCCGTGGTGCCTGCAAACCAGATTGCGAGACTCGCTGCCAAGAATGTGCTCCTTCATGCCCAGGTGCACGCGGCAAAGGTTTAAAGTAGAGAAGTGAAAAAAGGGGGGCGggggcagctcagtggtagagtgtgtgcttagcatgcacgaggtcctaggttcagtccccagtacctccattagaaaataaacaaattaccTAATTACTAATAAACTAACTACCCcaccttaaaaaataagaaaaaaataaaaggaaaagaagtgaaaaaaaaaaccctaccacCGTCTGACCACTCTCAGGCTTATGCAAAACCTGTCGTCGTGCACTGGGAAGGCCCACAGACAGAGCTCTCTGCTGCGCTGCCAAAGGCTCTCTGCTTAGTTTTGGGGGGTAAAGGATGTACACCCAAGAATTTGCTACGCAGTGAATTTGTCCTGTGTATGTGATCGTAGGAAAAAAACTCTCCCACATACGCAAAGTTCACAGTGTAAATTCTAGCTCCTTTTCTTGAAATCGTATCTTGGAGGTGGATTACAAGGGACCCAGCAGT
This portion of the Vicugna pacos chromosome 29, VicPac4, whole genome shotgun sequence genome encodes:
- the RGS20 gene encoding regulator of G-protein signaling 20 isoform X2, giving the protein MRTAHGGERAAAPPRARRLGCGTPMGSERTEAREQPATATATAGPGPGQRGAGRRAANACCFCWCCCCSCSCLTVRNQEEQRLRRASYELSREDLPTCEESPSPTLEEASAWAQSFDKLMLTPAGRNAFRQFLRTEFSEENMLFWMACEELKQEASKTIIEEKARTIYEDYISVLSPKEVSLDSRVREVINRSMAQPSPHIFDDAQLQIYTLMHRDSYPRFMNSALYKDLLRSLSEESAEA
- the RGS20 gene encoding regulator of G-protein signaling 20 isoform X3; the protein is MSLACSLTVRNQEEQRLRRASYELSREDLPTCEESPSPTLEEASAWAQSFDKLMLTPAGRNAFRQFLRTEFSEENMLFWMACEELKQEASKTIIEEKARTIYEDYISVLSPKEVSLDSRVREVINRSMAQPSPHIFDDAQLQIYTLMHRDSYPRFMNSALYKDLLRSLSEESAEA